The Gemmatimonadaceae bacterium genome contains a region encoding:
- a CDS encoding ATP-binding protein, translating into MRRLAPVAVVSVCVAALLIWYVIYTQGVVRELRREASRVGLMYARVYNGLNDPSADAANNALLDLARYIRESGVPLILTDATGTPTAVDNLPVELPLSSPELREYVRQLDRQNQPIRESDVGTVHYGNTPLVRGLRIIPLLQSLLIGMFLLAGAYGLRTRGRADREQIWAGMARESAHQLGTPISSMSGWIELLRDAGGDSMTMSALSHMDGDLERLKRVANRFERIGRPPRKESVDLGDLVERVATYFRARVPTLAQRVSVNFSRGEGSLLVSGDPVLLEWAIESLTKNAIDALAGHDGHVNMSAEALPEGRVRVRVADTGPGIPRELGSRIFEAGFSTKQHGWGIGLPLARRIVRDNHGGELLLIPSERGATFDIILS; encoded by the coding sequence ATGCGCCGGCTCGCACCGGTCGCGGTCGTGTCTGTGTGCGTCGCCGCGCTCCTGATCTGGTACGTCATTTACACCCAGGGCGTAGTTCGTGAGTTGAGACGCGAAGCATCGCGGGTGGGCCTGATGTATGCGCGGGTATACAACGGGCTGAATGATCCGAGTGCCGATGCGGCCAACAATGCGCTTCTCGATCTGGCGCGCTACATAAGGGAATCGGGAGTACCACTCATTCTCACCGATGCCACCGGCACTCCTACGGCGGTCGACAATCTCCCTGTCGAGCTTCCGCTCAGCTCACCCGAGCTGCGGGAGTACGTTCGCCAGCTCGATCGTCAGAATCAGCCCATCAGAGAGTCGGACGTGGGCACCGTGCACTACGGTAACACTCCTCTGGTACGGGGGCTGCGCATCATCCCGCTCCTGCAATCACTGCTGATTGGCATGTTCCTCCTCGCCGGGGCGTACGGACTTCGTACCCGGGGCCGCGCAGACCGTGAGCAGATCTGGGCGGGCATGGCGCGCGAATCCGCGCATCAGTTGGGCACTCCGATATCGAGCATGAGCGGGTGGATCGAGCTTCTCCGTGACGCCGGAGGCGATTCGATGACCATGAGCGCACTCTCGCACATGGACGGAGATCTCGAGCGTCTGAAGCGGGTCGCGAACAGATTCGAGCGCATTGGCCGTCCCCCGAGAAAGGAGAGTGTCGACCTGGGCGATCTGGTCGAGCGGGTCGCGACGTATTTCCGGGCCCGGGTGCCGACGCTTGCGCAACGCGTGTCGGTGAATTTTTCCCGCGGCGAGGGCTCGCTTCTGGTGAGCGGCGACCCGGTGCTGCTCGAGTGGGCAATCGAATCGCTGACAAAGAACGCCATTGACGCTCTCGCCGGGCACGACGGCCACGTAAACATGTCGGCGGAGGCCCTTCCCGAAGGCCGCGTCCGCGTTCGCGTAGCCGATACCGGGCCCGGCATTCCTCGAGAGCTGGGCAGCCGCATTTTCGAAGCCGGGTTCAGCACCAAACAGCACG
- a CDS encoding sugar phosphate nucleotidyltransferase: MSRWAVILAGGVGSRFWPLSTPDRPKQLLPLVTDEPLLLNTLARLQQIVPPDRTLILTNASLVRAVRAVAQAIPESNVIAEPKPAGTAAALAWAASEIERRSKDPDATMMCVHADWAIADDDGFRTALLAAEKVAVAERALVTVGIVPTRPDPGFGYIQPGGVTATGAREVTQFVEKPDRFRAASMLKDGYLWNSGIFVWRVADFLAEVMEVTPEIAVALHANRGDPHGLETYFAAVNPVSVDVGVMERSKKVRVVAGDFGWDDVGTWGALKRVKPVDESGNVTSGRVVAVEASGNVIHAEGGAVVVYGVSDLVVISREGLTLVTTTERSADLKTLIDALPQELMERG; the protein is encoded by the coding sequence ATGAGCCGATGGGCCGTGATCCTGGCGGGTGGGGTGGGCTCCCGATTCTGGCCTTTGAGCACACCCGACCGGCCCAAGCAGCTGCTGCCGCTGGTGACCGACGAGCCACTCCTCCTGAACACCCTTGCGCGGCTCCAGCAGATCGTCCCACCAGACCGGACGTTGATCCTAACGAACGCATCGCTGGTGCGCGCGGTGCGTGCGGTGGCACAAGCGATCCCCGAGTCGAATGTGATTGCAGAGCCCAAGCCGGCCGGCACCGCGGCGGCGCTTGCCTGGGCGGCGTCAGAGATCGAGCGGCGGAGCAAGGATCCGGATGCGACAATGATGTGCGTTCATGCAGACTGGGCAATAGCTGACGATGATGGCTTTCGGACTGCCCTGCTTGCCGCAGAGAAAGTGGCGGTAGCCGAGCGGGCGCTCGTCACTGTGGGCATTGTGCCGACACGGCCGGATCCGGGGTTCGGGTATATCCAGCCTGGTGGGGTTACCGCGACTGGCGCGCGTGAGGTAACGCAATTCGTTGAAAAGCCGGACCGGTTCCGGGCGGCATCGATGCTCAAGGATGGCTACCTCTGGAACTCCGGCATTTTTGTCTGGCGTGTGGCGGATTTCCTGGCCGAGGTGATGGAGGTCACGCCCGAGATAGCGGTCGCACTGCATGCGAACCGCGGAGATCCCCACGGTCTGGAGACTTACTTCGCGGCCGTCAACCCTGTTTCGGTTGACGTGGGCGTCATGGAGCGGAGCAAAAAAGTCAGGGTGGTTGCGGGTGACTTTGGATGGGACGATGTGGGAACGTGGGGTGCGTTGAAGCGGGTGAAGCCGGTGGATGAGTCGGGCAACGTTACCAGTGGCAGGGTGGTCGCCGTGGAAGCATCCGGCAACGTGATTCATGCAGAGGGCGGAGCGGTAGTGGTCTATGGGGTATCCGATCTGGTGGTCATATCGCGCGAGGGCCTTACTCTCGTAACAACCACCGAGCGCTCGGCAGACCTCAAGACTCTCATCGATGCTCTGCCTCAGGAGCTGATGGAGCGCGGATGA
- a CDS encoding roadblock/LC7 domain-containing protein, protein MPTIRDLTAAIRMRTGIEAVVVLGRDGLLIDSQSAPGLDADDLAARVPGIVASADEIGGTTARGSMRIALIEHEKGYAVVSSVGDDALLCVLRSRDADLGVLLYDVRRHRESISRLF, encoded by the coding sequence ATGCCGACCATTCGCGATCTGACGGCAGCTATCCGCATGAGAACCGGCATCGAGGCCGTGGTGGTACTCGGTCGCGATGGCCTTCTGATCGACAGCCAGTCAGCGCCAGGCCTCGACGCCGACGATCTGGCAGCACGAGTGCCCGGAATAGTTGCCTCGGCTGACGAAATCGGGGGTACCACAGCAAGGGGCTCGATGCGAATCGCTCTCATCGAGCACGAAAAGGGGTACGCCGTTGTGTCGTCGGTGGGCGACGATGCCCTTCTCTGCGTGCTGAGATCCCGCGATGCCGATCTGGGCGTACTGCTGTATGATGTGCGCCGTCATCGCGAATCCATATCCCGTTTGTTCTGA
- a CDS encoding response regulator transcription factor has protein sequence MTDPQIPERHVLVADDEAHIGRIIKIKLEHGPFRVTLAFDGQEAMDVLDREDVIDLVILDLMMPKLSGLDVLDRIRASEKWRNTPCIILTAAGQEQYERDARESGATDFLTKPFSPKRLYSRIAQLTGVSSEETGEADAGA, from the coding sequence ATGACCGATCCTCAGATTCCGGAGCGTCATGTACTGGTCGCCGATGACGAAGCGCATATAGGGCGAATCATAAAGATCAAGCTCGAGCATGGTCCGTTCCGGGTCACGCTGGCATTTGACGGGCAGGAAGCCATGGACGTGCTCGATCGTGAGGACGTGATCGATCTCGTAATCCTCGATTTGATGATGCCGAAGCTGAGCGGGCTCGACGTTCTGGACCGAATTCGGGCAAGTGAGAAATGGCGGAATACCCCGTGCATCATTCTCACCGCGGCCGGCCAGGAACAATACGAGCGTGACGCACGCGAGAGCGGCGCAACTGATTTTCTGACAAAGCCCTTCAGCCCGAAGCGGCTGTACTCACGAATCGCGCAGCTCACGGGCGTGTCGAGCGAGGAAACGGGCGAAGCGGACGCGGGGGCGTAA
- the serS gene encoding serine--tRNA ligase: MHDLRMVREHIDVLREGMRRRGKLDAFGDLIDRAQSVDADRRSVIQQVEKTMAERNGITREVGRRKRTGEEAGDLLSESRSLGKQIDGFRSNLAVLEDELQLSLLSIPNVTLPDVPEGSEECNKVVRTWGSPRDSGGVRPHWEIGAELGLIDFERGAKISGSGFIVFRGRGARLVRSLMNFMLDLHTGDHGYDETWVPILANRAAMTGTTQLPKFEDDMYAVDSGELFLIPTAEVPLTNLFREEILTAADLPRGMAAYSPCFRREAGSHGKDTRGLLRVHEFDKVELVRYCTPETSDAELELLTSHAERVLQLLGLPYKVVLLAAGDTGFGSAKTYDLEVFAPGVGTWLEVSSCSSFTDFQARRANIRYRPADGGKPRFVHTLNGSGVAFPRIIAAILEHYQNVDGTVSVPEVLRPYLGTDRLG; this comes from the coding sequence ATGCACGACCTGCGCATGGTTCGCGAGCATATCGACGTGCTGCGTGAAGGCATGCGCCGCCGGGGAAAGCTCGACGCGTTCGGTGATCTGATCGACCGCGCGCAGAGCGTCGATGCAGACCGGCGCTCGGTGATTCAGCAGGTCGAGAAGACAATGGCGGAACGCAACGGCATCACGAGGGAAGTCGGCCGCCGCAAACGAACTGGCGAGGAGGCCGGCGATCTTCTTTCAGAGTCACGTTCGCTTGGTAAACAGATCGACGGCTTCAGGAGCAACCTTGCCGTGCTGGAGGATGAGCTCCAGCTCTCTCTCCTCAGCATCCCGAATGTCACTCTGCCCGATGTTCCCGAGGGGTCAGAGGAGTGCAACAAGGTAGTTCGCACGTGGGGATCGCCACGCGATTCAGGCGGCGTGCGCCCGCACTGGGAAATCGGCGCGGAGCTCGGCCTTATCGATTTCGAGCGGGGCGCCAAGATCAGCGGGTCGGGATTCATTGTTTTCCGTGGGCGAGGTGCGCGGCTCGTCCGGTCGTTGATGAATTTCATGCTCGATCTTCATACCGGCGATCATGGATACGACGAGACGTGGGTTCCCATTCTCGCCAATCGTGCGGCGATGACCGGGACGACACAGCTTCCCAAATTCGAAGACGACATGTACGCCGTCGACAGCGGAGAGCTTTTCCTCATCCCGACGGCCGAGGTTCCGCTCACCAATCTTTTCAGGGAAGAAATTCTCACGGCTGCTGATCTTCCCCGTGGGATGGCTGCGTACTCGCCCTGTTTTCGCCGTGAGGCGGGGTCGCATGGCAAAGACACGCGCGGCCTGTTGCGCGTCCACGAGTTCGACAAGGTTGAGCTGGTCCGCTACTGCACTCCGGAAACTTCCGACGCGGAGCTCGAGCTTCTTACCAGCCACGCTGAGCGCGTTCTGCAATTACTTGGGCTCCCATATAAAGTGGTGCTGTTGGCGGCCGGGGATACCGGTTTCGGAAGCGCCAAAACGTACGATCTGGAAGTGTTCGCACCGGGCGTCGGCACCTGGCTCGAAGTATCGTCGTGCAGCTCGTTCACCGATTTCCAGGCGCGGCGCGCGAATATCCGCTATCGGCCAGCCGACGGCGGTAAACCGCGCTTCGTGCACACGCTGAATGGATCGGGCGTGGCTTTTCCGCGGATCATCGCAGCTATTCTCGAGCACTACCAGAATGTGGACGGCACGGTATCGGTACCCGAGGTGCTGAGGCCGTATCTGGGCACCGACCGGCTCGGCTGA